One Hippocampus zosterae strain Florida chromosome 21, ASM2543408v3, whole genome shotgun sequence genomic region harbors:
- the ptpro gene encoding receptor-type tyrosine-protein phosphatase O isoform X2 has translation MLASWLALAAQLLGSLQVSRAFQASLNDAGQITANLEPSDLRENISAYAAQITGEPRPAVIPFGGTGEPLLFNTSFHGLVYSVGLLLQRGQLWSRPIKTVSLLTRPLPVSGVRISDYKESPETGVVFELVSPPGNIFSRVNISYSEGSERRSLLYKDFYKGKTVFKHWLPGVCYRNITFQLISEATAYQTAMRMQSDITHAPVRHRTVPYPPLNISWKIVDLSQSPTRASQRAGRRSRHVPLMDEEEAKPSEESPMASTEEPARDRGTIGETADAPTPRSDSATEIPVDREDEFVNGEEPEYEDSNDAGSAMGLPAEALVLPTRMPPVLLEVRWLPPRAPTSYDGFRVDVFRDGNTTQTASVDESTHEFFAELTEAGTYHVRVTTLSTAGDCEPRESSADGGLTFYLGPDGEVLRELRQRPRKVTVRLLDSSTAAVSWAQSPETHDGSVVSVVSTTCLKPGPNQRMESDYCGEENSTSDIIGNLTPGAQYRVLVYHTNGPLISPPSEPVVMDIEPTGVRELAAYPLGPTAVVLSWQRPSHVAFRKYVLQTFFFNPVTLSSEWTTYYEIAATASVRASVRVTDLLPAWHYNFRVTMVTWGDPPLSCCDGSTISFVTAPEAPHISVADYSHGVLHVRWTYGELFVDLSHSRITHWQVAAVGKKGPGRRFSTDVPRNVMSAGLPLPPGDIYNLTVTAYAERGRNTSLPSVIKLEPAPPRSVYAVNATHSSVTLLWSEDGVVDHYQVLCKPSPGNKEMRTREPQVSSSHVLTVSGLMPSSSYNCSVVGVSYSAPGKPAHITITTAAKETNPGVAAIWALAVLSVLLLSLLILFLLLLRKRHLQMSRGCGAETFVNFASFERDGKLPYNWRRSLFAFLTLLPSCLWTDYLLAFYINPWGKTALKKRKLTSPVQLDDFDAYFKEMSKDSAYKFSLQFEELKSVGLDLSHDAADLPVNRPKNRYTNILPYDFSRVRLISMHDDEGADYINANYIPGYRHAKEYIATQGPLPETRNDFWKMVLQQKSPIVVMLTQCNERRRVKCDHYWPFSDEPVMYGEISVEVLSENESPEWTIRKFRLGYADETRDILHLNYTSWPDHGVPTVNAIESILQFVHIVRQQAKRTKDPIVVHCSAGVGRTGTFMALDRLMQHIREHEFADILGMVSEMRSHRLSMVQTEEQYVFIHQCVLLMWQKKQRQQSLASDVIYENAGKT, from the exons ATGCTGGCATCTTGGCTCGCGCTCGCGGCCCAGCTGCTCGGTTCGTTGCAG GTGTCTCGGGCTTTCCAGGCGAGTCTGAATGACGCAGGCCAGATCACGGCGAACCTGGAGCCTTCCGACCTTCGGGAGAACATCTCCGCGTACGCGGCGCAGATCACCGGGGAGCCTCGCCCCGCCGTGATCCCGTTTGGGGGGACCGGCGAGCCCCTGCTGTTCAACACGTCCTTCCATGGTCTCGTCTACAGCGTGGGTCTCCTGCTTCAACGAGGACAGTTGTGGTCCAGACCCATCAAGACCGTGTCCCTCCTCACCA GGCCGCTTCCTGTGAGTGGCGTACGGATTTCAGACTACAAGGAATCTCCAGAGACGGGCGTGGTCTTCGAGCTCGTCAGTCCGCCGGGGAACATTTTCAGCAGAGTCAACATCAGCTACAGCGAAGGAAGCGAGAGGCGCTCTCTGCTCTACAAAG acttttacAAGGGGAAGACCGTGTTCAAGCACTGGCTCCCGGGGGTGTGCTACCGCAACATCACCTTCCAGCTCATCTCCGAGGCCACTGCCTACCAGACGGCCATGAGGATGCAGAGTGACATCACCCACGCGCCCGTGCGCCACAGGACGG TGCCGTATCCCCCCCTCAACATCTCGTGGAAGATCGTGGATCTGAGCCAAAGCCCGACGCGGGCGAGTCAACGGGCCGGCCGCCGTTCCCGTCACGTCCCGCTCATGGACGAGGAGGAGGCGAAGCCCTCTGAGGAGTCACCGATGGCCTCCACCGAGGAACCGGCACGCGACCGGGGCACCATCGGCGAGACCGCGGATGCCCCCACCCCGCGGTCGGACTCCGCCACCGAGATTCCCGTCGACAGGGAAGACGAGTTTGTCAACGGCGAGGAGCCCGAGTACGAAGACTCCAATGACGCGGGGTCGGCGATGGGTCTCCCGGCAGAGGCTCTGGTCCTGCCCACTCGCATGCCCCCCGTCCTGCTAGAGGTGCGCTGGCTGCCCCCCAGGGCGCCCACCAGCTACGACGGCTTCCGCGTCGACGTTTTCAGGGACG GGAACACCACTCAAACGGCCAGCGTGGATGAAAGTACTCATGAGTTCTTCGCCGAGCTGACAGAGGCGGGGACGTATCACGTCAGAGTCACCACGCTCAGCACGGCAGGAGACTGTGAGCCCAGAGAGAGCAGCGCAGACGGCGGACTCACCTTCTACCTCG GTCCCGACGGCGAGGTCCTGCGTGAGCTACGCCAGCGTCCACGGAAAGTCACGGTGCGCTTGCTGGACTCCAGCACGGCCGCCGTATCCTGGGCGCAGTCCCCGGAGACCCACGACGGCAGCGTGGTGTCGGTGGTGTCCACCACCTGCCTGAAGCCCGGCCCCAACCAAAGGATGGAAAGCGACTACTGCGGCGAG GAAAACTCAACCAGCGATATCATCGGCAACTTGACTCCGGGGGCTCAGTACCGGGTGCTGGTCTACCACACAAACGGACCCCTGATCAGTCCTCCCTCGGAACCCGTCGTCATGGATATTG AGCCCACGGGCGTCCGAGAGCTGGCCGCGTACCCGCTGGGCCCCACGGCGGTGGTCTTGAGCTGGCAGCGTCCGTCTCACGTGGCCTTCCGCAAGTATGTCCTCCAGACCTTCTTCTTCAACCCCGTCACCCTCAGCTCCGAGTGGACCACGTACTACGAGATTGCCGCCACCGCCTCCGTCAGAGCATCAGTG AGGGTGACCGATCTGCTGCCGGCTTGGCACTATAACTTCCGCGTTACCATGGTGACGTGGGGCGACCCACCACTCAGTTGCTGCGATGGCTCCACCATCAGCTTTGTCACAG CTCCGGAGGCGCCTCACATCTCGGTGGCGGATTACTCCCACGGCGTCCTCCATGTTCGCTGGACATACGGGGAACTCTTCGTGGACCTGTCGCACTCCAGGATTACGCACTGGCAGGTGGCGGCGGTCGGCAAGAAAGGTCCCGGGAGACGCTTCTCGACGGAC GTTCCTCGCAACGTGATGAGCGCCGGCCTGCCCCTGCCGCCCGGCGACATCTACAACCTGACGGTGACGGCGTACGCCGAGCGCGGCCGCAACACGTCCCTTCCCAGCGTCATCAAACTGG AACCGGCGCCCCCCAGGTCGGTGTACGCCGTCAACGCCACGCACTCGTCGGTAACTCTGCTGTGGAGCGAGGACGGCGTCGTGGACCACTACCAGGTGCTCTGCAAACCAAGCCCAGGGAACAAAGAGATGAGG ACTCGAGAGCCTCAGGTGTCCAGCTCGCACGTGCTGACCGTTTCCGGCCTGATGCCGTCGTCCAGCTACAACTGCAGCGTGGTCGGCGTCAGCTACAGCGCGCCCGGCAAGCCCGCCCACATCACCATCACCACGGCCG CCAAAGAGACCAACCCCGGCGTGGCGGCCATCTGGGCCTTGGCCGTCCTGAGCGTCCTGCTGCTGAGCCTGCTGATTCTCTTCTTGCTGCTTCTCCGCAAGAGGCATCTGCAGATGAGCAG GGGCTGCGGCGCCGAGACATTCGTCAACTTTGCTTCATTCGAAAGAGACGGGAAGCTGCCGTACAACTG gcgaAGAAGCCTCTTTGCCTTCCTTACCCTTCTGCCATCCTGCCTTTGGACTGACTATCTTTTGGCTTTTTATATTAATCCATG GGGCAAGACGGCCTTAAAGAAGCGCAAGCTGACAAG TCCTGTCCAGCTGGACGACTTTGACGCCTACTTCAAGGAGATGAGCAAAGACTCGGCCTACAAGTTCTCTCTGCAGTTTGAG GAGCTCAAGAGCGTGGGCCTCGACCTCTCCCACGACGCCGCCGACCTGCCCGTTAACAGGCCCAAGAACCGATACACCAACATCCTGCCCT ACGACTTCAGTCGCGTCCGGCTGATCTCCATGCACGACGACGAAGGCGCCGACTACATCAACGCCAACTACATTCCT GGCTACAGGCACGCCAAAGAGTACATTGCCACGCAAGGTCCACTGCCGGAGACGCGCAACGACTTTTGGAAGATGGTGCTGCAGCAGAAGTCGCCCATCGTGGTCATGCTGACGCAGTGCAACGAGCGGAGACGG GTCAAGTGCGACCACTACTGGCCCTTCAGCGACGAACCCGTCATGTACGGCGAGATCAGCGTGGAGGTGCTCTCGGAAAACGAGTCGCCCGAGTGGACCATCAGGAAGTTCCGGTTGGGATAC GCGGACGAAACTCGGGACATCTTGCATCTGAACTACACTTCATGGCCAGACCACGGCGTTCCCACGGTCAACGCCATCGAGAGCATCCTGCAGTTTGTCCATATCGTGCGGCAGCAGGCCAAGAGGACCAAAGACCCCATCGTGGTCCACTGCAG TGCCGGCGTGGGCAGAACGGGCACCTTCATGGCGTTGGACCGCCTGATGCAGCACATCCGGGAGCACGAGTTCGCCGACATCCTGGGGATGGTGTCGGAGATGCGCTCCCACCGCCTGTCCATGGTCCAGACGGAGGAGCAGTACGTGTTCATCCACCAATGCGTCCTGCTCATGTGGCAAAAGAAGCAGCGGCAGCAGTCACTCGCCTCCGACgtcatctacgagaacgccggCAAGACATAA
- the ptpro gene encoding receptor-type tyrosine-protein phosphatase O isoform X3, which produces MRSSFRLRNECKFHGCRRDLPPSAFQVSRAFQASLNDAGQITANLEPSDLRENISAYAAQITGEPRPAVIPFGGTGEPLLFNTSFHGLVYSVGLLLQRGQLWSRPIKTVSLLTRPLPVSGVRISDYKESPETGVVFELVSPPGNIFSRVNISYSEGSERRSLLYKDFYKGKTVFKHWLPGVCYRNITFQLISEATAYQTAMRMQSDITHAPVRHRTVPYPPLNISWKIVDLSQSPTRASQRAGRRSRHVPLMDEEEAKPSEESPMASTEEPARDRGTIGETADAPTPRSDSATEIPVDREDEFVNGEEPEYEDSNDAGSAMGLPAEALVLPTRMPPVLLEVRWLPPRAPTSYDGFRVDVFRDGNTTQTASVDESTHEFFAELTEAGTYHVRVTTLSTAGDCEPRESSADGGLTFYLGPDGEVLRELRQRPRKVTVRLLDSSTAAVSWAQSPETHDGSVVSVVSTTCLKPGPNQRMESDYCGEENSTSDIIGNLTPGAQYRVLVYHTNGPLISPPSEPVVMDIEPTGVRELAAYPLGPTAVVLSWQRPSHVAFRKYVLQTFFFNPVTLSSEWTTYYEIAATASVRASVRVTDLLPAWHYNFRVTMVTWGDPPLSCCDGSTISFVTAPEAPHISVADYSHGVLHVRWTYGELFVDLSHSRITHWQVAAVGKKGPGRRFSTDVPRNVMSAGLPLPPGDIYNLTVTAYAERGRNTSLPSVIKLEPAPPRSVYAVNATHSSVTLLWSEDGVVDHYQVLCKPSPGNKEMRTREPQVSSSHVLTVSGLMPSSSYNCSVVGVSYSAPGKPAHITITTAAKETNPGVAAIWALAVLSVLLLSLLILFLLLLRKRHLQMSRRRSLFAFLTLLPSCLWTDYLLAFYINPWGKTALKKRKLTSPVQLDDFDAYFKEMSKDSAYKFSLQFEELKSVGLDLSHDAADLPVNRPKNRYTNILPYDFSRVRLISMHDDEGADYINANYIPGYRHAKEYIATQGPLPETRNDFWKMVLQQKSPIVVMLTQCNERRRVKCDHYWPFSDEPVMYGEISVEVLSENESPEWTIRKFRLGYADETRDILHLNYTSWPDHGVPTVNAIESILQFVHIVRQQAKRTKDPIVVHCSAGVGRTGTFMALDRLMQHIREHEFADILGMVSEMRSHRLSMVQTEEQYVFIHQCVLLMWQKKQRQQSLASDVIYENAGKT; this is translated from the exons ATGCGGTCATCTTTCAGATTGCGGAATGAATGCAAGTTCCACGGATGTAGACGTGACTTGCCGCCGTCTGCGTTTCAGGTGTCTCGGGCTTTCCAGGCGAGTCTGAATGACGCAGGCCAGATCACGGCGAACCTGGAGCCTTCCGACCTTCGGGAGAACATCTCCGCGTACGCGGCGCAGATCACCGGGGAGCCTCGCCCCGCCGTGATCCCGTTTGGGGGGACCGGCGAGCCCCTGCTGTTCAACACGTCCTTCCATGGTCTCGTCTACAGCGTGGGTCTCCTGCTTCAACGAGGACAGTTGTGGTCCAGACCCATCAAGACCGTGTCCCTCCTCACCA GGCCGCTTCCTGTGAGTGGCGTACGGATTTCAGACTACAAGGAATCTCCAGAGACGGGCGTGGTCTTCGAGCTCGTCAGTCCGCCGGGGAACATTTTCAGCAGAGTCAACATCAGCTACAGCGAAGGAAGCGAGAGGCGCTCTCTGCTCTACAAAG acttttacAAGGGGAAGACCGTGTTCAAGCACTGGCTCCCGGGGGTGTGCTACCGCAACATCACCTTCCAGCTCATCTCCGAGGCCACTGCCTACCAGACGGCCATGAGGATGCAGAGTGACATCACCCACGCGCCCGTGCGCCACAGGACGG TGCCGTATCCCCCCCTCAACATCTCGTGGAAGATCGTGGATCTGAGCCAAAGCCCGACGCGGGCGAGTCAACGGGCCGGCCGCCGTTCCCGTCACGTCCCGCTCATGGACGAGGAGGAGGCGAAGCCCTCTGAGGAGTCACCGATGGCCTCCACCGAGGAACCGGCACGCGACCGGGGCACCATCGGCGAGACCGCGGATGCCCCCACCCCGCGGTCGGACTCCGCCACCGAGATTCCCGTCGACAGGGAAGACGAGTTTGTCAACGGCGAGGAGCCCGAGTACGAAGACTCCAATGACGCGGGGTCGGCGATGGGTCTCCCGGCAGAGGCTCTGGTCCTGCCCACTCGCATGCCCCCCGTCCTGCTAGAGGTGCGCTGGCTGCCCCCCAGGGCGCCCACCAGCTACGACGGCTTCCGCGTCGACGTTTTCAGGGACG GGAACACCACTCAAACGGCCAGCGTGGATGAAAGTACTCATGAGTTCTTCGCCGAGCTGACAGAGGCGGGGACGTATCACGTCAGAGTCACCACGCTCAGCACGGCAGGAGACTGTGAGCCCAGAGAGAGCAGCGCAGACGGCGGACTCACCTTCTACCTCG GTCCCGACGGCGAGGTCCTGCGTGAGCTACGCCAGCGTCCACGGAAAGTCACGGTGCGCTTGCTGGACTCCAGCACGGCCGCCGTATCCTGGGCGCAGTCCCCGGAGACCCACGACGGCAGCGTGGTGTCGGTGGTGTCCACCACCTGCCTGAAGCCCGGCCCCAACCAAAGGATGGAAAGCGACTACTGCGGCGAG GAAAACTCAACCAGCGATATCATCGGCAACTTGACTCCGGGGGCTCAGTACCGGGTGCTGGTCTACCACACAAACGGACCCCTGATCAGTCCTCCCTCGGAACCCGTCGTCATGGATATTG AGCCCACGGGCGTCCGAGAGCTGGCCGCGTACCCGCTGGGCCCCACGGCGGTGGTCTTGAGCTGGCAGCGTCCGTCTCACGTGGCCTTCCGCAAGTATGTCCTCCAGACCTTCTTCTTCAACCCCGTCACCCTCAGCTCCGAGTGGACCACGTACTACGAGATTGCCGCCACCGCCTCCGTCAGAGCATCAGTG AGGGTGACCGATCTGCTGCCGGCTTGGCACTATAACTTCCGCGTTACCATGGTGACGTGGGGCGACCCACCACTCAGTTGCTGCGATGGCTCCACCATCAGCTTTGTCACAG CTCCGGAGGCGCCTCACATCTCGGTGGCGGATTACTCCCACGGCGTCCTCCATGTTCGCTGGACATACGGGGAACTCTTCGTGGACCTGTCGCACTCCAGGATTACGCACTGGCAGGTGGCGGCGGTCGGCAAGAAAGGTCCCGGGAGACGCTTCTCGACGGAC GTTCCTCGCAACGTGATGAGCGCCGGCCTGCCCCTGCCGCCCGGCGACATCTACAACCTGACGGTGACGGCGTACGCCGAGCGCGGCCGCAACACGTCCCTTCCCAGCGTCATCAAACTGG AACCGGCGCCCCCCAGGTCGGTGTACGCCGTCAACGCCACGCACTCGTCGGTAACTCTGCTGTGGAGCGAGGACGGCGTCGTGGACCACTACCAGGTGCTCTGCAAACCAAGCCCAGGGAACAAAGAGATGAGG ACTCGAGAGCCTCAGGTGTCCAGCTCGCACGTGCTGACCGTTTCCGGCCTGATGCCGTCGTCCAGCTACAACTGCAGCGTGGTCGGCGTCAGCTACAGCGCGCCCGGCAAGCCCGCCCACATCACCATCACCACGGCCG CCAAAGAGACCAACCCCGGCGTGGCGGCCATCTGGGCCTTGGCCGTCCTGAGCGTCCTGCTGCTGAGCCTGCTGATTCTCTTCTTGCTGCTTCTCCGCAAGAGGCATCTGCAGATGAGCAG gcgaAGAAGCCTCTTTGCCTTCCTTACCCTTCTGCCATCCTGCCTTTGGACTGACTATCTTTTGGCTTTTTATATTAATCCATG GGGCAAGACGGCCTTAAAGAAGCGCAAGCTGACAAG TCCTGTCCAGCTGGACGACTTTGACGCCTACTTCAAGGAGATGAGCAAAGACTCGGCCTACAAGTTCTCTCTGCAGTTTGAG GAGCTCAAGAGCGTGGGCCTCGACCTCTCCCACGACGCCGCCGACCTGCCCGTTAACAGGCCCAAGAACCGATACACCAACATCCTGCCCT ACGACTTCAGTCGCGTCCGGCTGATCTCCATGCACGACGACGAAGGCGCCGACTACATCAACGCCAACTACATTCCT GGCTACAGGCACGCCAAAGAGTACATTGCCACGCAAGGTCCACTGCCGGAGACGCGCAACGACTTTTGGAAGATGGTGCTGCAGCAGAAGTCGCCCATCGTGGTCATGCTGACGCAGTGCAACGAGCGGAGACGG GTCAAGTGCGACCACTACTGGCCCTTCAGCGACGAACCCGTCATGTACGGCGAGATCAGCGTGGAGGTGCTCTCGGAAAACGAGTCGCCCGAGTGGACCATCAGGAAGTTCCGGTTGGGATAC GCGGACGAAACTCGGGACATCTTGCATCTGAACTACACTTCATGGCCAGACCACGGCGTTCCCACGGTCAACGCCATCGAGAGCATCCTGCAGTTTGTCCATATCGTGCGGCAGCAGGCCAAGAGGACCAAAGACCCCATCGTGGTCCACTGCAG TGCCGGCGTGGGCAGAACGGGCACCTTCATGGCGTTGGACCGCCTGATGCAGCACATCCGGGAGCACGAGTTCGCCGACATCCTGGGGATGGTGTCGGAGATGCGCTCCCACCGCCTGTCCATGGTCCAGACGGAGGAGCAGTACGTGTTCATCCACCAATGCGTCCTGCTCATGTGGCAAAAGAAGCAGCGGCAGCAGTCACTCGCCTCCGACgtcatctacgagaacgccggCAAGACATAA
- the ptpro gene encoding receptor-type tyrosine-protein phosphatase O isoform X4: protein MRSSFRLRNECKFHGCRRDLPPSAFQVSRAFQASLNDAGQITANLEPSDLRENISAYAAQITGEPRPAVIPFGGTGEPLLFNTSFHGLVYSVGLLLQRGQLWSRPIKTVSLLTRPLPVSGVRISDYKESPETGVVFELVSPPGNIFSRVNISYSEGSERRSLLYKDFYKGKTVFKHWLPGVCYRNITFQLISEATAYQTAMRMQSDITHAPVRHRTVPYPPLNISWKIVDLSQSPTRASQRAGRRSRHVPLMDEEEAKPSEESPMASTEEPARDRGTIGETADAPTPRSDSATEIPVDREDEFVNGEEPEYEDSNDAGSAMGLPAEALVLPTRMPPVLLEVRWLPPRAPTSYDGFRVDVFRDGNTTQTASVDESTHEFFAELTEAGTYHVRVTTLSTAGDCEPRESSADGGLTFYLGPDGEVLRELRQRPRKVTVRLLDSSTAAVSWAQSPETHDGSVVSVVSTTCLKPGPNQRMESDYCGEENSTSDIIGNLTPGAQYRVLVYHTNGPLISPPSEPVVMDIEPTGVRELAAYPLGPTAVVLSWQRPSHVAFRKYVLQTFFFNPVTLSSEWTTYYEIAATASVRASVRVTDLLPAWHYNFRVTMVTWGDPPLSCCDGSTISFVTAPEAPHISVADYSHGVLHVRWTYGELFVDLSHSRITHWQVAAVGKKGPGRRFSTDVPRNVMSAGLPLPPGDIYNLTVTAYAERGRNTSLPSVIKLEPAPPRSVYAVNATHSSVTLLWSEDGVVDHYQVLCKPSPGNKEMRTREPQVSSSHVLTVSGLMPSSSYNCSVVGVSYSAPGKPAHITITTAAKETNPGVAAIWALAVLSVLLLSLLILFLLLLRKRHLQMSRGCGAETFVNFASFERDGKLPYNWGKTALKKRKLTSPVQLDDFDAYFKEMSKDSAYKFSLQFEELKSVGLDLSHDAADLPVNRPKNRYTNILPYDFSRVRLISMHDDEGADYINANYIPGYRHAKEYIATQGPLPETRNDFWKMVLQQKSPIVVMLTQCNERRRVKCDHYWPFSDEPVMYGEISVEVLSENESPEWTIRKFRLGYADETRDILHLNYTSWPDHGVPTVNAIESILQFVHIVRQQAKRTKDPIVVHCSAGVGRTGTFMALDRLMQHIREHEFADILGMVSEMRSHRLSMVQTEEQYVFIHQCVLLMWQKKQRQQSLASDVIYENAGKT from the exons ATGCGGTCATCTTTCAGATTGCGGAATGAATGCAAGTTCCACGGATGTAGACGTGACTTGCCGCCGTCTGCGTTTCAGGTGTCTCGGGCTTTCCAGGCGAGTCTGAATGACGCAGGCCAGATCACGGCGAACCTGGAGCCTTCCGACCTTCGGGAGAACATCTCCGCGTACGCGGCGCAGATCACCGGGGAGCCTCGCCCCGCCGTGATCCCGTTTGGGGGGACCGGCGAGCCCCTGCTGTTCAACACGTCCTTCCATGGTCTCGTCTACAGCGTGGGTCTCCTGCTTCAACGAGGACAGTTGTGGTCCAGACCCATCAAGACCGTGTCCCTCCTCACCA GGCCGCTTCCTGTGAGTGGCGTACGGATTTCAGACTACAAGGAATCTCCAGAGACGGGCGTGGTCTTCGAGCTCGTCAGTCCGCCGGGGAACATTTTCAGCAGAGTCAACATCAGCTACAGCGAAGGAAGCGAGAGGCGCTCTCTGCTCTACAAAG acttttacAAGGGGAAGACCGTGTTCAAGCACTGGCTCCCGGGGGTGTGCTACCGCAACATCACCTTCCAGCTCATCTCCGAGGCCACTGCCTACCAGACGGCCATGAGGATGCAGAGTGACATCACCCACGCGCCCGTGCGCCACAGGACGG TGCCGTATCCCCCCCTCAACATCTCGTGGAAGATCGTGGATCTGAGCCAAAGCCCGACGCGGGCGAGTCAACGGGCCGGCCGCCGTTCCCGTCACGTCCCGCTCATGGACGAGGAGGAGGCGAAGCCCTCTGAGGAGTCACCGATGGCCTCCACCGAGGAACCGGCACGCGACCGGGGCACCATCGGCGAGACCGCGGATGCCCCCACCCCGCGGTCGGACTCCGCCACCGAGATTCCCGTCGACAGGGAAGACGAGTTTGTCAACGGCGAGGAGCCCGAGTACGAAGACTCCAATGACGCGGGGTCGGCGATGGGTCTCCCGGCAGAGGCTCTGGTCCTGCCCACTCGCATGCCCCCCGTCCTGCTAGAGGTGCGCTGGCTGCCCCCCAGGGCGCCCACCAGCTACGACGGCTTCCGCGTCGACGTTTTCAGGGACG GGAACACCACTCAAACGGCCAGCGTGGATGAAAGTACTCATGAGTTCTTCGCCGAGCTGACAGAGGCGGGGACGTATCACGTCAGAGTCACCACGCTCAGCACGGCAGGAGACTGTGAGCCCAGAGAGAGCAGCGCAGACGGCGGACTCACCTTCTACCTCG GTCCCGACGGCGAGGTCCTGCGTGAGCTACGCCAGCGTCCACGGAAAGTCACGGTGCGCTTGCTGGACTCCAGCACGGCCGCCGTATCCTGGGCGCAGTCCCCGGAGACCCACGACGGCAGCGTGGTGTCGGTGGTGTCCACCACCTGCCTGAAGCCCGGCCCCAACCAAAGGATGGAAAGCGACTACTGCGGCGAG GAAAACTCAACCAGCGATATCATCGGCAACTTGACTCCGGGGGCTCAGTACCGGGTGCTGGTCTACCACACAAACGGACCCCTGATCAGTCCTCCCTCGGAACCCGTCGTCATGGATATTG AGCCCACGGGCGTCCGAGAGCTGGCCGCGTACCCGCTGGGCCCCACGGCGGTGGTCTTGAGCTGGCAGCGTCCGTCTCACGTGGCCTTCCGCAAGTATGTCCTCCAGACCTTCTTCTTCAACCCCGTCACCCTCAGCTCCGAGTGGACCACGTACTACGAGATTGCCGCCACCGCCTCCGTCAGAGCATCAGTG AGGGTGACCGATCTGCTGCCGGCTTGGCACTATAACTTCCGCGTTACCATGGTGACGTGGGGCGACCCACCACTCAGTTGCTGCGATGGCTCCACCATCAGCTTTGTCACAG CTCCGGAGGCGCCTCACATCTCGGTGGCGGATTACTCCCACGGCGTCCTCCATGTTCGCTGGACATACGGGGAACTCTTCGTGGACCTGTCGCACTCCAGGATTACGCACTGGCAGGTGGCGGCGGTCGGCAAGAAAGGTCCCGGGAGACGCTTCTCGACGGAC GTTCCTCGCAACGTGATGAGCGCCGGCCTGCCCCTGCCGCCCGGCGACATCTACAACCTGACGGTGACGGCGTACGCCGAGCGCGGCCGCAACACGTCCCTTCCCAGCGTCATCAAACTGG AACCGGCGCCCCCCAGGTCGGTGTACGCCGTCAACGCCACGCACTCGTCGGTAACTCTGCTGTGGAGCGAGGACGGCGTCGTGGACCACTACCAGGTGCTCTGCAAACCAAGCCCAGGGAACAAAGAGATGAGG ACTCGAGAGCCTCAGGTGTCCAGCTCGCACGTGCTGACCGTTTCCGGCCTGATGCCGTCGTCCAGCTACAACTGCAGCGTGGTCGGCGTCAGCTACAGCGCGCCCGGCAAGCCCGCCCACATCACCATCACCACGGCCG CCAAAGAGACCAACCCCGGCGTGGCGGCCATCTGGGCCTTGGCCGTCCTGAGCGTCCTGCTGCTGAGCCTGCTGATTCTCTTCTTGCTGCTTCTCCGCAAGAGGCATCTGCAGATGAGCAG GGGCTGCGGCGCCGAGACATTCGTCAACTTTGCTTCATTCGAAAGAGACGGGAAGCTGCCGTACAACTG GGGCAAGACGGCCTTAAAGAAGCGCAAGCTGACAAG TCCTGTCCAGCTGGACGACTTTGACGCCTACTTCAAGGAGATGAGCAAAGACTCGGCCTACAAGTTCTCTCTGCAGTTTGAG GAGCTCAAGAGCGTGGGCCTCGACCTCTCCCACGACGCCGCCGACCTGCCCGTTAACAGGCCCAAGAACCGATACACCAACATCCTGCCCT ACGACTTCAGTCGCGTCCGGCTGATCTCCATGCACGACGACGAAGGCGCCGACTACATCAACGCCAACTACATTCCT GGCTACAGGCACGCCAAAGAGTACATTGCCACGCAAGGTCCACTGCCGGAGACGCGCAACGACTTTTGGAAGATGGTGCTGCAGCAGAAGTCGCCCATCGTGGTCATGCTGACGCAGTGCAACGAGCGGAGACGG GTCAAGTGCGACCACTACTGGCCCTTCAGCGACGAACCCGTCATGTACGGCGAGATCAGCGTGGAGGTGCTCTCGGAAAACGAGTCGCCCGAGTGGACCATCAGGAAGTTCCGGTTGGGATAC GCGGACGAAACTCGGGACATCTTGCATCTGAACTACACTTCATGGCCAGACCACGGCGTTCCCACGGTCAACGCCATCGAGAGCATCCTGCAGTTTGTCCATATCGTGCGGCAGCAGGCCAAGAGGACCAAAGACCCCATCGTGGTCCACTGCAG TGCCGGCGTGGGCAGAACGGGCACCTTCATGGCGTTGGACCGCCTGATGCAGCACATCCGGGAGCACGAGTTCGCCGACATCCTGGGGATGGTGTCGGAGATGCGCTCCCACCGCCTGTCCATGGTCCAGACGGAGGAGCAGTACGTGTTCATCCACCAATGCGTCCTGCTCATGTGGCAAAAGAAGCAGCGGCAGCAGTCACTCGCCTCCGACgtcatctacgagaacgccggCAAGACATAA